The following is a genomic window from Dermatophilaceae bacterium Soc4.6.
TCGCGCTCGTCCTGCCGGCGCCGCGCGATCGCCGAGAGCGCTTCCAGCACAACACGATTGGCCAGCGCGGCCGTGATGTCGGCGTGGTCGTAGGGCGGGCTGACCTCGACGACGTCCATTCCCACGACAGGGAGCTCGAGGCAGATCCGGCGCACCGAGTCGAGCAGCTCGCGCGCCGACAGCCCACCGGGCTCCGGGGTGCCCGTGCCCGGTGCGTGCCCCGGGTCGCACACGTCGATGTCGACCGAGAGGAAGACGCCCTCGCACTCGTCCATCGCGATGCCGAAGGCCTCGGTGAGGCACGGTTTGAGCCCGCGCTCGACGATCTCGGTCATCTCGTAGGAGCGCATCGACTGCCCCGCCATCCAGTCGAGCGTCGCCGGTGGTGGCCAGTAGCCGCGCAGCCCGATCTGCAGGAAGCGGTCGCCGCGCAGTGCGCCCGACTCGATCAGCCGACGCATCGGCTGCCCGTGCCCCCACAGCGAGCCGAACTCGATGTCGCCGGTGTCGGCGTGCGCATCGAAGTGGATCATCGAGATCCGCCCGTGCCCGAGCACGTTGGCCACGCCCTTGGCGTCGGGGTAGGCGATGGAGTGGTCTCCCCCCAGCACGACCGGTATGCAGCCCGCCCGGGTCACCTTCTCGACCGCGGCCTCGAGGGCCGGCAGCGCGACCTCGATGTCCCCGGAGTACATCTCGACGTCACCGGCGTCCACGACCCGCAGGTCCTGCAGCCCGTCGGTGCGCAGCGCCAGGGACGGCCGCGACCCGTCGTGCGGCAGGTAGTCCGTCATCCGGATCGCCTGCGGGCCGAAGCGCGTGCCGGGCCGGTGCGACGTCCCGCCGTCGAAGGGGGCGCCCAGGATGACGACGTCAGCACCGGCATACGTGCTCTCGTCGTCGAGGTCGCACCGGTCGACGCCGAGGAAGGTGATGTCAGGGCCGAACTGGCTGCCGTAGCGGGTCATGGCCCCGAGCCTATTGCTGAGCACCCTGGGTCGTGATCCCAAAGCCCACGCCCGACGTCCGCGTCCCCGGGGGCTAGAACCCTCCGCGAGACGGACGCAGGGCCCCAGCGCCCACGCTGCGTCCGCGTGACGGAGGGCTAGAGGCCTCCGCGAGGCGGACGCGAGGGCCTTGGCCAGCGCCCGCTCAGGGCCTCCGCTCCTCCATCCCCCACGGCGAGCCGTACCCCTGCGGCTTCGGCGCCGCGAGCAGCTCGAGGAACGGCACCGGGTCGAGCGCCTCGGGCCCCAGCACCCCCGCGCCCGACCACACGCCGGTGGCCAGGAGCTCAAGCGCGACAACAGGATTGACGGCCGTCTGCCAGACGACGCACTGCGCGCCGCACTCCGCCATCGTGACCTCGTTGTCAACCACGTGGTAGAGGTAGGTCGCCCGAGGCTCCCCGTCCTTTCCCTTGCCGGTCACCATCAGCCCGGCACACGTCTTCCCGGTCATCATCGGCCCGATCGTCGCCGGGTCGGGCAGCACGGCGGCCACGACGTCTCGCGGCGAGACCTGCACGCCCTTGACCGTCACGAGGTCAGTGCGGTCGAGACCGAGGGTGCGCAGCGTCTTGAGGATCGTGATGAGCTCCTCGCCGAGGCCGTACTTGAAGGTCACGCGCTGCGCGTCGACCCACCTCGGCATGAGCAGCACCTCCTCGTGCTCGACGTGCACGTACTCGACCGGCCCGATGCCCTCGGGAAAGTCGAAGACCTCGGGCTCGCTGAAGGGTGGCAGGGTGAAGAAGCCCGCCTCGACGTCACCGCCGGCGGCGTCGGCGCGCGACTTCTCCCACACCACAGGCGGATTCAGGCACTCTTCGATGATCGTCCACATCGAGAAGCCGGGGGCGAAGGTCTCGTTGCCGTCGGCGTCACGCACCGCGAGGTTGGCGCCGTCGCGCGTGCCCAGCTCGTCGATCGACGAGAAGAGGTGGTCGGCGGCATACCGGGCGAAGACGTCGGACAGCCCGGGCTCGACGCCGATGCCGAGCAGCGCCAGCTGCCCCGACACCTCCCACTCCCCCGCCATCGCCAGCTGCTCGTCGCCGAGCTTGACGTGCACCTTCTCGTACGGCGCCTCGGGGTGGCGCTGCGAGAGGCTCATCGCCATGTAGAGGTACGAAGCGCCGGCCGCCAGCGCCCCCCGGTAGATCGGCATGACGAAGCGGGGGTCGACCGCGTTGAAGACGTGGGTCGCCCGGTGCTCGCGCGCGAGCTCCGCCACCGCCGACGCGTCGGAGGCGTCGACCTGCGCGGCGACGAGCCGCGACTCCCCAGCGCGCCGGCCGGAGGCGGCACCAACGGTCGCCTCCGCCCGGGCGAGGTCGTAGTCGGCGACGACGAGGGCCTCGAAGAAGTCGCGTTCGACGGCGATACGGGCGGCGGCGTCGCCGACGCCGCCGGCGCCGATCATGAGGATGCGCACGTGTCAAACCGCCTTGGAGCGCTGGGCGCTGACGACCTGGCCGATGGCAACGATGGCGAGTGCGCCGAGGAACATGACGGATCCGATCACGTTGATCTGGACGGGAACTCCACGCTGGGCCGCACCCCATACGTACATCGGGAAGGTGACCGAGGACGGGCTGGCGTTGAAGTTGGTGATGATGTAGTCGTCGAACGAGAGCGAGAAGGCGAGGAGCCCACCAGCCGCGATACCGGGCGCGACGAGGGGGAGGGTCACCTTCAGGAACGTCTGGACCGGGCCGGCGTAGAGGTCGGCGGCAGCTTCCTCCAGCCGGGGGTCGAGCGATGCCACCCGAGCCTTCACCGTGACCACCACGAAGGACAGGCAGAACATGATGTGGGCGATGAGGATCGTCGTGCGTCCGGACGGCACACCCAGGGCGATGAACAGGGTCAGCAGGCTGGACCCCATCACCACCTCGGGCGTGGCCATGGGCAGGAAGATGAGCAGGTTGGTCGCGGCCCGGCCGCGGAACCGGTGGCGTCCGAGCGCGAAGGCCACCATCGTGCCGAGCACCGTCGCCACGAGAGACGCGACGACGCCGATCTGCAGGCTGAGGCCGAGGGAGTCGCAGATGCCCGGGGTACCGCAGGGGTTGGTCCAGGCGTCGATAGAGAACTGGGTGAAGCTGAAGTTGAAACGCCCAGCTGGCTTGTTGAACGAGTAGACGATCACGACGAGGTTGGGCAGCAGCACGTAGACCATGACGGCGAGCCCGACGATGATGACCAGGTTGCGGCGGATCCACGACATCTAGACCAGCTCCTCGGTGCCCGCGCGACGGACGTAGAAGATCACGATGGAGATGATCAGGGCCATCAGCACGAACGACAGCGCAGCCGCCGTCGGGTAGTCGAGCACCCGCAGGAACTGCCCGTCGATGACCTGCCCGATCATCGTCGTCTGCGTGCTGCCGAGCAGGACGGAGTTGATGAAGTCGCCGGTCGCCGGTATGAACGTCAGCAGGGTCCCCGCCACGACGCCCGGCAGTGAGAGCGGCCAGATGACCCGTCGGAAGGTCTGCACGGGCGAGGCGTAGAGGTCGGACGCTGCTTCGGTCAGCCGCAGGTCGAGCCGCTCGAGGTTGGCGTAGAGGGGCAGCACCATGAAGGGCAGGAAGTTGTAGGTCAGCCCACAGATGACGGCGAAGGGGGAGAAGAGCAGCTGGTCGTTGGAGATCAGGCCGAGTGCCCGCAGCACCGCCTTGAACCCGTCGAGCAGGAACGTCGTGTGGGTGGCCTCAGTCAGGTTGACGAGCAGACCGGAGTCCCCGAGGATCGTCTGCCACGCCAGGGTCCGGATCAGGAAGCTCGTGAAGAAGGGCGCGATCACGAGGATGAGCAGGATGTTCTTCCAGCGGCCGGAGCGGTGGGCGATGAACCACGCCAACGGGTAGCCGAAGGCCAGAGTCAGGACGGTGGCTGTCCCCGCGTAGATGACCGACCGCAGCAGCTGCGACCAGTAGGACGACAGCGCGTCGGTGTAGGTCTGCCAGTGCCAGGTCAGGGCGTACCCGTTGTCGATGTCACCGGTCTGCAGCGACTGCGAGGCCAGGGACAGGGTCGGCACGGCGAAGAAGATGAGCAGCCAGAGCAGGCCCGGCGCCAGCAGCAGGTAGGGCACCCAGTTGCGACGCACGTGGCGGACCGCGGCACTCGGGCCGTCCGGCCGGGGCGCCTGCAGAACGGCTTCAGCCACGGTCGACGTCCTTCCCGGCGTCCGGGGCCTCGGTGGCCGGGAGGATAAACCCTTGCCGGCTGGACCAGGACAGGGTGACGTTGTCGCGGACGCGGGCCCGGCCCGAGCCGTCGTTGGGCTGCGTCACCGTCAGCTCCTGACCCCAGGGCATCCGCACGAGGTACTGCGTCGCGACACCGGTGAAGGAGGCGTCGGTCACCATTCCGTCCAGCCGGTTGGGCCCTCCCCCGTCGCCCAGGTGCAGCTTCTCGGGGCGCACCCCGACCCACACCTCGGTGGCCCCTTCGGGGAGGTGCTCGGCGCTGATGGACAGGGGTAGACCATGGGTGGTCACGGGGACCAGGCCGTCATCCGGCGGACCGACTATCTGCACCTTGAGCAGGTTGGACTGACCCAGGAAGTTCGCCACGAAGGCCGAGGTCGGGTGCTCGTAGAGCGTGGCGCAGTCGCCGAGCTGCTCAACCTTGCCCCCGTTCATGACCGCGATGGAGTCGGCCATCGTCATGGCCTCCTCCTGGTCGTGGGTGACGTGGACGAAGGTGAGCCCCACCTCGGACTGGATCCGCTTGAGCTCGATCTGCATCTGGCGGCGCAGCTTGAGGTCGAGGGCACCGAGGGGCTCGTCGAGCAGCAGCACGTCGGGCCGGTTGACCAGTGCGCGCGCGAGGGCCACGCGCTGCTGCATCCCCCCCGAGAGCTGCGCTGGCTTCTTGGTGGCGATGTGGTCGAGCTGCACCAGCTCCAACGCCTCGCGGGCCTTGACCTTCCATTCCTTGTCACCGCGCCGACGCAGCCCGAAGGCGACGTTGTCGAGCACGTCGAGGTGGGGGAAGAGGGCATACGACTGGAAGACGGTGTTGACGTTGCGCTGGTGGGGCTTGAGGGTCGTGATGTCCCGGTCCCCGATGAGGATCGAGCCCCTCGTGGGAGCATCCAGGCCGGCGACCATCCGCAGTGTCGTCGTCTTGCCGCACCCCGACGGCCCGAGGAGGGCGAAGAACGACCCGCGTGGGATGTCGAGGTCGATGTCGTCGACCGCCGTGAAGGTCTCGAAGGTCTTGGTGACCCCGCAGATCCGCAGGTCCCCGGCCCCTTCCGTGGTCACCATCAGCCCGTGATCAGGGTCTGGAAGGCCTTGTTGTAGCGCGTTTCCTCTTCGGCACTGAGGCCCCGGACGACGTGCGCTCGCCCGAGGGTCGCCGCATCGGGGAAGATGAGCTGGTTCTTGGCGATGGTGGGATCGCTCTTGGCGAGGATCGGGGCGACGTCCTTGACCACCGAGATGTAGTTCACGTACTCGACGACCTTGGCCATCACCGCCGGCTGGAAGTAGTAGTTGATCAGCGTCTCGGCGTTCTTCTTGTGCTGGGCCATCCCGGGGATGACGAAGTTGTCGGACCACAGGGTGCAGCCGGTGGCTGGGAGCACGTAGCCCAGCGTCGGGTTGTCGGCCTGCAGCTGCACGACGTCGCCGGTCCACGCGATGCACGCGGCGGTGTCGCCGGAGGCGAGCGGCTTGGTGTACTCGTTGCCGGTGAACCCCTTGATCTGACCGGAGTCCTTCGCCTTCTGGAGCTCGGCGATCGCGGCGTCGAAGTCGGCGTCGGTGAAGCTCTCGATCTTCTTGCCCATCGCCATCATCACCAGGCCGACGGTGTCGCGCATCTCGGTCAGGAGGGTCACCTTGCCCTTGAGCGTGGGGTCGGTGAGGAGCTGGTCGACGCTCTCGACCTTCTTGCCGCTCGTGGCCTTCGGGTTCCAGGCGATCCCGGCGAAACCACTCTGCCACGGCAGCGAGTAGAGGCGACCGGGGTCGAACTCCACGTCGGTGAGCGAGGCGATGACGTTGGCGTGGTTGGGGATGTTGGCGAGGTCGAGCTTCTGGACGTAACCGAGCCGGATGAGCCGGGCCACCATCCAGTCGGTGCTGCACCAGACATCGCGACCGGTGTCGTTCCCCGCCGCGAGCAGGGGTCGGACCTTGGCATAGAACTCGTCGTTGTCGTTGTAGTCCTCGGTGTAGTTGACCTTGATGCCGGTCTGCTTCGTGAACGCGTCCAGCGTGGGTCGGGACTTCGTCTTGTCGTTGACGTCGATGTAGACGGGCCAGTTCGACCAGTTGACCAGCTTCTGGGTGGCGGACAGGTCGGTGGCGGCCTTCGCCACCGGGGCGGCTTGGGCACCCCCACTGGCGTTGCTGGCCGGGCTGCGGCCGGCGCTGCCACAGGCGGCCAGGGCCAGGGCGCTTCCCCCCAGGACCCCCGTCATCAGGGTCCGGCGGGTGAAGGCGCCCCGGGCCAGGGCCGCCTGGAACGGAAGACTGTCGAGATCGCGCACGGGAGAGACCTTTCGAAGGAGCGTGAGTCACCGCGTCGTTGCGGAGAGTAGAGGGGTAATCAGTCGGACCGAGCCGGTCTCGACCGGGGGTCAGCTGTCGAGGTTGGCCATCACGTGCTTGATACGGGTGTAGTCCTCGAAGCCGTACATCGACAGGTCCTTGCCGTAGCCCGAGTGTTTGAACCCCCCGTGCGGCATCTCGGCCACGACCGGGATGTGTGTGTTGATCCACACGCAGCCGAAGTCGAGAGCCTTGCTCACCCGCATGGCGCGCCCGAAGTCCCTGGTCCACACCGAGCTGGCCAGACCGTACTGCACGCTGTTGGCCCAGCCGATCGCCTCCGCCTCGTCCGTGAACCGCTGCACGGTGATGACCGGGCCGAAGATCTCGTCGGTCACGATCTCGTCGCCCTGTCGCAGCCCGGAGACGACCGTGGGCTGCATGAAGAAGCCGTCTCCCATCGCGACCTCCCGAGCCCCGCCGGTGCCGATCGAGGCGTGGTCGGGAAGGCGGTCGATGAAGCCCTGCACCCTCGACAGCTGGGCCGCGCTGTTGACCGGCCCCAGCACGGCGTCCGCGTCAGCGGGCATCCCGAGCCGGACGTGGTTGCGGGCGTAGTCCGCCAACCCGGCCGCGAACTCGTCGTGGATGCCGGCCGACACGAGCACCCGGGTGGCCGCGGTGCAGTCCTGCCCGGCGTTGAAGTAGCCGGCGGCGGCGATGCCGGCGATGGCGGCCTCGATGTCGGTGTCGTCGAAGACGACCACCGGCGCCTTGCCACCGAGCTCGAGGTGGACGCGCTTGAGGTCGTGGCTGGCCGACTCCGCCACCTGCATACCGGCCCGCACCGAGCCGGTGATCGCCACCAGCGCCGGCGTCTTGTGCTCGACGACCGCACGCCCGGTGTCACGGTCGCCCAGGACGACGTTGAAGGTGCCCGCGGGCAGGAACTCCGAGGCGATCTCGGCGAGCAGCAGCGTCGTCTCGGGGGTGGTGTCGGAGGGCTTGAGCACGACGGTGTTGCCGGCCGCCAGTGCCGGAGCGATCTTCCACACCGCCATCATCATCGGGTAGTTCCAGGGGGTGACCTGCCCGACGACGCCGATCGGCTCGCGCCTGATCCACGAGGTGTGGCCCTTCATGTACTCCCCCGCGGCGCGCCCCTCGAGCACGCGGGCGGCGCCGGCGAAGAACCGCAGCTGGTCGACCATCGGCGGCACCTCCTCGCTGGCGGTGAGGGCGTTGGGCTTGCCGGTGTTCTGTGCCTCGAGGTAGACGAACTCGTCGGTCCGCGCCTCGACGGCGTCGGCGAACTTCAGCAGCGCCTGCTGGCGCTCGCTCGGCGTGGTCTGGCCCCAGGTGGGGAAGGCGGTGCTGGCGGCGGCATACGCCCGGTCCACGTCGGAGGCGCCGTCGACCGGGGCGGTGGCCACGACCTTCCCGGTGGACGGGTCCACCACGTCGCTGCGGACCTCCGTCAGCGAGTCGACGTAGTCGCCACCGACGAAGCTGCGCAGGACTCGGGGAGAGGCTGGAGCGGCGGTGTCGGTCATGGAACGCGACCCTACCCCCGCTAGGCCCGAAAGACGTGGGATCCGAATGTAAAGATTGGATTTCCCACGGTTCGACTCGCAAAACTCTCGACTTGCGACGGAATTCGTTCTATCGTCACGGTATGAGCACGCCGACGAAGGAGCAGCGGGAGCCCGGGCGTCCGGTGCTCGACGAGATCGCGAAGAAGATCATCGAGCTGCTCCAGGAAGACGGACGACGAGCCTACGTCACGATTGCCCGTGAGGTCGGCCTCTCCGAGGCCGCCGTCCGGCAGCGGGTGCAGCGGCTCATCGACTCGGGCGTCATCCAAATCGTCGCGGTCACCGACCCCCTGCAGCTCGGCTTCGACCGCCAGGCGTTGATCGGCCTGCGCACGACCGGCGACATCGAGCCGGTGGCCGCCGCGGTCAGCGCCATGCGAGACGTGACCTACGTCGTGACCACCGCCGGCAACTTCGACCTGATCGTGGAGGTCGTCTGCGAGGACGACGAGCACCTGCTCGAGCTGGTCTCGAGGCGTCTGCGCGGCCTGCCGGGCGTGCTGTCGACCGAGACGTTCGTCTACCTGAAACTCAACAAGCAACACTACAACTGGGGAACACGATGACCACTACCGCTGCATCCACGACCACCCCGAGCGCCGCTGACCAGACCGCCACCGCCCGGACACCCGCCGGCACACCGTACGCCGACGCCGCCCGCGACCACCTCTGGGGCCACTTCACGCGTCAGTCGGTCTACGAGCCGACCTCGCTCGGAGGTCACGACGCCCAGATCCCGATCATCGTGCGCGGCGAGGGCCACCGCATCTGGGACGACCGCGGCCGCGAGTACATCGACGGCCTCGCCGGCCTCTTCACCGTCCAGGTCGGCCACGGCCGCGAGGAGCTGGCCCAGGCCGCCGCCCGCCAGGCCCGCGAGCTCGCCTTCTTCCCCCTGTGGTCCTACGCCCACCCCCCCGCGATCGAGCTCGCCGAGCGGCTGGCGGCCTACGCCCCCGGCGACCTCAACCGGGTCTTCTTCACGACCGGTGGCGGTGAGGCCGTCGAGTCGGCGTGGAAGCTGGCCAAGCAGTTCTTCAAGCTCACTGGCAAGCCGGGCAAGCACAAGGTGATCAGCCGCGCCGTCGCCTACCACGGCACCCCGCAGGGCGCGCTGTCGATCACGGGCATCCCCTCCGCCAAGGAGATGTTCGAGCCGCTCGTGCCGGGCGCGTTCAAGGTGCCCAACACCAACCTCTACCGCGCCCCGGAGGGGCTGCGCGACGACCCGAAGGCCTTCGGGCGCTGGGCCGCCGACCGCATCGCCGAGGCGATCGAGTTCGAAGGCCCCGACACCGTGGCTGCCGTCTTCCTCGAGCCGGTGCAGAACTCCGGCGGCTGCTTCCCGCCGCCTCCCGGCTACTTCGACCGGGTGCGCGAGATCTGCGACGAGTACGACGTGCTGCTGGTCTCCGACGAGGTCATCTGCGCCTTCGGGCGCATCGGCGGGATGTTCGCCTGCGAGGACCTCGGCTACGTGCCCGACATCATCACCTGCGCCAAGGGCATGTCCTCGGGCTACTCCCCCATCGGCGCGATGATCGCCAGCGACCGGCTCTTCGAGCCCTTCCGCCACGGCACGACGAGCTTCTCCCACGGCTACACCTTCGGTGGGCACCCGGTCTCGGCCGGGGTCGCCATGGCCAACCTCGACATCTTCGAGCGCGAGGGCCTCAACGCCCACGTGCGCGAGCAGGCACCGGCGTTCCGGGCGTCACTCGAGACCCTGCTCGACCTGCCGCTCGTCGGCGACGTACGAGGCGAGGGGTTCTTCTACGGCATCGAGCTGGTCAAGGACAAGGCCACCCGCGAGACCTTCGACGACGCGGAGTGCGAGCGGCTGCTGCGTGGCTACCTGTCTCGTGCGCTCTTCGACGCCGGCATCTACTGCCGGGCCGACGACCGCGGAGACCCGGTGATCCAGCTCGCACCGCCCCTGACCATCGGGCCCCCCGAGTTCGCCGACATCACCTCGCGCCTGCGCTCGGTGCTCGCGGGCGCCTCGGCCCACCTCTGAGCCCGCACCCGACACCCCGACCACGAGGCCGTATGCCGTGACCGCCCCCCTCTGGTGGGACCACGACACCCCCTCGGTGCGTCCACCACTGGACGGCGACGTCGAGACCGACGTCGTCGTCGTCGGGGGCGGCTTCACCGGCCTCTGGACGGCCTACCACCTGCTGCGGCTCGACCCGTCGCTGCGGGTGGTCGTGCTCGAGGCCGAGTCGGTCGGCTTCGGGGCCAGCGGGCGCAACGGCGGCTGGGTCTCGGCGCTCTACCCGGTGGGGCTCGACACCATGGCGAAGGAGCACGGCCCGGCGGCGACCCACGCTCTGGTGGCCGCGCTCCGCGAGTCCGTCGACGACCTCGGGGCGCTGGCGGCCGAGGAGGGGATCGACTGCGGGTTCCGCAAGGGTGGCAGCCTGGTCGTGGCCCGTGGCCCGGCCCAGGTATCGAGTGCCCGCGCGGGTGTTGCCGACGACGCCCGGTGGAGGCTGCCGACGGTGTGGCTCGACCGGGCCGAGGCCCGAGATCGACTGCAGGGCAACGGTGTCGACGGTGCCACCTGGACGCCGGACTGTGCGCGCATCCACCCCTACGCCCTCGTGCGTGGGCTCGGCGACGCGGTCGAACGGCGCGGAGCGACCATCTACGAGGGGACACGCGTGATCGCCCTCGAGCCCGGTCGGGTCGCCACCGGCGGCGGTGCCGTCGTGCGCGCCCGCCACGTGCTGCGCGCCACCGAGGCCTGGACACCGTCGCTGCCGGGGTCGGAGCGTGAGGTCGTCCCCGTCTACTCCCTCGTCGTGGCCACCGAACCCCTTGCACCGCAGACCTGGTCGCAGATCGGGCTGGCCCGCTACGAGACCTTCAGCGAGCACCGGCACCTCGTCGTCTACGGGCAGCGCACGATCGACGACCGGCTGGTGTTCGGCGGCCGGGGCGCTCCGTACCATCTCGGGTCGGGGGTGGAGCCCGGCTACGACGAGGACCCTGCGGTGCACGCGGGTCTGCGGCGCAGCCTGCTCGACCTGCTGCCCGGCCTGCCGGGCGACACCCGCTTCACCCACGCCTGGGGCGGGCCGCTCGGCATCGCCCGCGACTGGCACCCCAGCGTGCGCCACGACCCCGAGACCGGGCTCGGCAGCGCCGGGGCCTATGTCGGCGACGGGGTGGCTCTCAGCCAGCTCGCCGGGTGCGCCCTGGCCGAGCTCGTGACCGGGCGTCCCTCGCAGGCGGCGGCCCTGTCCTTCGTCGGGCACCGCTCGCGGCGCTGGGAGCCCGAGCCGCTGCGGTGGCTCGGCGTGAGTGCCGGCCTGCGGCTGGCCGAGCTCGCCGACGCCGAGGAGGCTCGCACCGGCCGGCCGGCGCGGCTGGGTCGCCTGCTGAGCCGGCTCACCGGCCACTGAGGTGCCGGCAGGACCTCGGTCCACCCGACACGCACCCGACGTCTGCCAGACCGGGGTCATGACCCGCCGTGACCCCCGCATCACCGTGCTCCTCGTCAGCGCCTCCGTGCTGAGCGGTGTGCTCGCCTGGTGCGACATGGCCGCGCGGTCGGGCGAGCGCATCCGCGGCCCCCGTCGGCTGTGGCACGTGCTCGTCCTCGCCAACCCCGGCAACAGCGTCGCCTACTGGGTGGCGGGTCGCCGTCGAAGGCACGACCGCATTGGGTAGTGTGGCTATCCGATACGTCGCAGCCGCACTCACCGGAAAGGTCGGGATGAGGGTCTCCGAACTGGCCCGTCGGGCCGACGTGCCGGTCGCCACGGTCAAGTTCTACC
Proteins encoded in this region:
- a CDS encoding FAD-dependent oxidoreductase, with the translated sequence MTAPLWWDHDTPSVRPPLDGDVETDVVVVGGGFTGLWTAYHLLRLDPSLRVVVLEAESVGFGASGRNGGWVSALYPVGLDTMAKEHGPAATHALVAALRESVDDLGALAAEEGIDCGFRKGGSLVVARGPAQVSSARAGVADDARWRLPTVWLDRAEARDRLQGNGVDGATWTPDCARIHPYALVRGLGDAVERRGATIYEGTRVIALEPGRVATGGGAVVRARHVLRATEAWTPSLPGSEREVVPVYSLVVATEPLAPQTWSQIGLARYETFSEHRHLVVYGQRTIDDRLVFGGRGAPYHLGSGVEPGYDEDPAVHAGLRRSLLDLLPGLPGDTRFTHAWGGPLGIARDWHPSVRHDPETGLGSAGAYVGDGVALSQLAGCALAELVTGRPSQAAALSFVGHRSRRWEPEPLRWLGVSAGLRLAELADAEEARTGRPARLGRLLSRLTGH